The Porites lutea chromosome 4, jaPorLute2.1, whole genome shotgun sequence genome contains a region encoding:
- the LOC140932978 gene encoding lysosomal acid lipase/cholesteryl ester hydrolase-like produces the protein MKWAFLLVLIVVNSSNGGFIPFKRIRPSESPDVGRNVTQIIASRGYDCEEHQVTTSDGFILAMQRIPRGRGEKKSSVAKEVVFLQHGILADSTNWVMDSPTESLAYILADKGFDVWLGNIRGNDYSRRHVKYKPSQSVFWNWSWQEMADYDLPAMINYVLNVTGQEQLFYVGHSQGTLIAFTGFSDNPALGNKIKAFIALAPVYTLNNATEIAKEGADILYPLVKKLFPGLTFDLLPGDFLRSLIKLGFCANPISERVCYDFMELVIGMDSKNIDESRVPVYLAHFAEGTSFKDVVHFGQVIVNKKCQKFDYGTAGNKQHYHQATAPLCHVKDMPTPTLLFVGARDGLGDSGDNEALKPQIKNLVHYEVIPEWNHLDFLYGVDAHKLLYPRLVNIMKQFSKR, from the exons ATGAAGTGGGCTTTTCTCCTTGTTCTTATTGTAGTCAATTCTTCCAACGGTGGATTCATCCCCTTCAAACGAATCCGGCCCAGCGAAAGCCCTGATGTCGGAAGGAATGTG ACTCAGATAATCGCTAGCAGAGGATATGATTGTGAAGAACACCAGGTAACAACATCAGACGGCTTCATTCTTGCCATGCAGCGGATTCCACGCGGACGAGGAGAAAAGAAGAGTTCTGTGGCAAAAGAAGTCGTCTTTCTACAGCATGGAATTCTTGCAGACTCTACAAACTGGGTGATGGACTCGCCAACAGAGAGCCTTGCATACATACTTGCAGATAAAGGTTTTGATGTATGGCTTGGAAACATCCGGGGAAATGACTATTCAAGACGTCACGTGAAATATAAACCCAGCCAATCAGTTTTCTGGAATTGGAG CTGGCAAGAAATGGCTGATTACGATCTACCAGCCATGATAAACTACGTCCTGAACGTCACTGGACAAGAGCAGTTGTTTTACGTGGGCCATTCACAAGGAACACTGATCGCGTTTACTGGATTTTCTGACAACCCCGCTCTAGGAAACAAAATCAAGGCCTTCATCGCTTTAGCTCCTGTGTACACTTTAAATAATGCTACAGAGATCGCAAAGGAAGGAGCTGACATTTTGTATCCACTTGTCAAG AAACTTTTCCCTGGTCTTACCTTTGACTTACTCCCTGGTGATTTTTTGAGATCACTTATCAAGCTAGGCTTCTGTGCAAACCCCATCTCAGAGAGAGTTTGTTACGACTTCATGGAGTTAGTGATCGGCATGGACAGCAAGAATATTGATGAG TCAAGAGTGCCTGTCTACTTAGCGCATTTTGCGGAAGGAACATCTTTTAAAGATGTGGTGCATTTTGGTCAG GTAATAGTCAACAAGAAGTGTCAAAAATTTGATTATGGGACAGCAGGAAATAAACAGCATTACCATCAG GCCACCGCTCCATTGTGTCACGTGAAAGACATGCCCACTCCCACCCTTTTGTTCGTGGGAGCCCGCGATGGTCTTGGTGACTCGGGTGACAATGAGGCTTTGAAGCCGCAAATCAAGAATCTGGTGCATTACGAAGTCATTCCAGAGTGGAACCATTTGGATTTCTTGTATGGAGTAGACGCGCACAAATTGCTTTACCCCAGGCTTGTAAACATCATGAAGCAGTTTAGTAAGCGATGA
- the LOC140932979 gene encoding large ribosomal subunit protein bL21m-like isoform X1, whose protein sequence is MASRSALRCANLLRATVTRSGRKSAVDGLYISGVKLHKFQGVHSNSMVAGNLVKNSFKTYTTTALVAAQLSAISPLGPLGNVDVRSLSNGPATSLTEAGGEEDDEQNCPPSSDVIKGVQDEMLKSGSSGQIFAVVHIGGRQFKITINDTIVINRIDADTGERIRIEKVLMVGGENFSVIGTPLVARDLARIEATVVEKTKSPKVIVFKKKRRKGYKRTQGHRQDIIVLRINSIHVQPELISSSTAGNSS, encoded by the exons atggcgtccagAAGCGCTTTGCGGTGTGCGAATTTACTCAGAGCAACAGTGACTAGGAGCGGCAGGAAAAGCGCAGTGGACG GTCTCTACATCAGTGGTGTAAAACTCCACAAGTTTCAAGGTGTTCACAGTAATTCAATGGTAGCTGGTAACCTTGTAAAAAATAG TTTTAAGACCTACACAACAACTGCACTAGTCGCAGCGCAGCTCTCTGCAATCAGCCCTTTGGGTCCTCTTGGCAATGTTGATGTTCGTAGTCTTAGTAATGGACCAGCAACTTCCTTGACAGAAGCCGGAGGAGAGGAAGATGATGAGCAAAATTGTCCGCCCTCATCAG ATGTTATTAAAGGCGTTCAAGATGAAATGCTAAAAAGTGGAAGCAGTGGTCAGATATTTGCTGTAGTTCATATAG GAGGAAGACAATTTAAGATTACCATCAATGATACAATAGTAATCAACAGAATTGATGCAGACACTGGAGAGAGGATACGCATTGAAAAA GTTTTGATGGTCGGAGGAGAAAACTTCTCCGTGATAGGAACTCCTTTAGTTGC cagaGACTTGGCAAGGATTGAAGCTACTGTAGTGGAAAAAACCAAGTCACCAAAAGTAatagtttttaaaaagaaaagaaggaagggGTACAAGAGAACTCAAG GCCACAGACAAGACATAATAGTACTGAGAATAAACAGCATTCACGTCCAACCGGAACTTATCTCCTCATCTACAGCTGGGAACTCAAGTTAA
- the LOC140932979 gene encoding uncharacterized protein isoform X2: MASRSALRCANLLRATVTRSGRKSAVDGLYISGVKLHKFQGVHSNSMVAGNLVKNSFKTYTTTALVAAQLSAISPLGPLGNVDVRSLSNGPATSLTEAGGEEDDEQNCPPSSDVIKGVQDEMLKSGSSGQIFAVVHIGGRQFKITINDTIVINRIDADTGERIRIEKVLMVGGENFSVIGTPLVARDLARIEATVVEKTKSPKVIVFKKKRRKGYKRTQAGNSS; encoded by the exons atggcgtccagAAGCGCTTTGCGGTGTGCGAATTTACTCAGAGCAACAGTGACTAGGAGCGGCAGGAAAAGCGCAGTGGACG GTCTCTACATCAGTGGTGTAAAACTCCACAAGTTTCAAGGTGTTCACAGTAATTCAATGGTAGCTGGTAACCTTGTAAAAAATAG TTTTAAGACCTACACAACAACTGCACTAGTCGCAGCGCAGCTCTCTGCAATCAGCCCTTTGGGTCCTCTTGGCAATGTTGATGTTCGTAGTCTTAGTAATGGACCAGCAACTTCCTTGACAGAAGCCGGAGGAGAGGAAGATGATGAGCAAAATTGTCCGCCCTCATCAG ATGTTATTAAAGGCGTTCAAGATGAAATGCTAAAAAGTGGAAGCAGTGGTCAGATATTTGCTGTAGTTCATATAG GAGGAAGACAATTTAAGATTACCATCAATGATACAATAGTAATCAACAGAATTGATGCAGACACTGGAGAGAGGATACGCATTGAAAAA GTTTTGATGGTCGGAGGAGAAAACTTCTCCGTGATAGGAACTCCTTTAGTTGC cagaGACTTGGCAAGGATTGAAGCTACTGTAGTGGAAAAAACCAAGTCACCAAAAGTAatagtttttaaaaagaaaagaaggaagggGTACAAGAGAACTCAAG CTGGGAACTCAAGTTAA
- the LOC140934416 gene encoding uncharacterized protein, producing the protein MNCKGLCERILTLSAAETALATEDSDTQSEDDDGSVSEDSESEDELLLEFGDASNSDENDSKDSESEEEDELPEGARVIVILNIVLSVTATLGNSVILVALANYSSIHPPSQLLLSSLTVTDLCVGAISQPLVVTLLLSALKESWNLCRMIEYSLPVTTTVFSGVSLTVLTAIGLDRLLALTLKFRYRQIVTVKRARRAVLVFWIKSGMIGALHLASQTLLFTVGAVLILLDVFISSYSYTRIFFAIRRQQAQVQVFLQTGNNTPNMVR; encoded by the exons ATGAACTG CAAAGGTTTATGTGAAAGGATCTTGACATTGAGTGCTGCTGAAACTGCACTAGCAACGGAAGACTCGGACACCCAGTCAGAAGATGATGATGGCAGTGTCAGCGAGGACTCAGAAAGTGAAGATGAACTACTACTGGAATTTGGGGATGCAAGCAACTCAGACGAAAATGATTCAAAGGACAGCGAAAGTGAAGAGGAAGATGAGTTGCCTGAAGGGGCCAGG GTCATAGTAATTTTGAACATAGTTTTATCGGTAACAGCTACTCTTGGTAACAGCGTGATTCTGGTTGCCCTTGCTAATTACTCGTCTATTCACCCACCATCACAACTGCTCCTTAGTTCTCTAACAGTAACTGATCTTTGTGTGGGCGCCATTTCGCAGCCGTTAGTTGTAACGCTCCTATTATCCGCTCTAAAGGAATCATGGAACTTGTGCCGGATGATAGAATACTCGCTGCCTGTTACCACTACAGTTTTTAGCGGAGTATCGTTAACAGTACTTACTGCCATAGGCTTGGATAGACTCCTTGCTCTTACATTAAAATTCAGATACAGACAAATCGTAACTGTAAAGCGAGCTCGCCGGGCTGTGTTAGTGTTTTGGATCAAAAGCGGCATGATCGGAGCTCTTCACCTTGCCAGCCAGACCTTACTTTTTACAGTAGGTGCTGTACTAATACTTTTGGACGTTTTCATATCAAGCTATTCATacacaagaattttttttgctatCCGAAGACAACAAGCGCAAGTTCAAGTTTTTCTCCAAACAGGGAACAATACACCAAATATGGTACGCTAA